The DNA region GTGTTGTTTATTTTGCTgaaaatgttttaaaagatttaaatgataatttagaaaataaaaaatgtcTAGTTAGTGGAAGTGGTAATGTTGCTCAATATTTAGCTGAAAAACTCATCGAAAAAGGTGCTATAGTTTTAACAATGAGTGATAGTAATGGTTATATTCTTGAACCTAATGGATTTACAAAAGAAcaattaaattatattatggatataaaaaataatcaaagATTAAgattaaaagaatatttaaaatattccAAAACTGCcaaatattttgaaaatcAAAAACCATGGAATGTTCCATGTGATATTGCATTTCCCTGTGCAACACAAAATGAAATTGATGAAAATGATGCTGACTTGTTcatacaaaataaatgCAAAATGGTCGTAGAAGGTGCAAACATGCCAACACATATAAAAGCTCTACacaaattaaaacaaaataatatcattcTATGTCCATCCAAAGCTGCTAATGCTGGAGGCGTAGCTGTAAGTGGACTAGAAATGAGTCAAAACTCTATGAGATTGCAATGGACACAACAAGAAACTGATATTAAgttacaaaatattatgaaaagTATTTATGAACAATGTCATAATACTTCCAAAATTTACCTGAACGAGTCAGATTTAGTTGCAGGTGCTAATATAGCTGGATTTTTAAAGGTAGCTGACTCGTTCCTAGAGCAAGGAGGTTTATAAgtataaacatatatatatatatatatatataataaaataaatacaatCATTTCGATAtgtacaaaaaaaaaaataccCACCTTGACCTTGTTCActttaaaataatataaactAAATAAGcacaacatatatatgtaaaaaaattatataaatggttaataattatatattcatatatattttttttcacacacacatatatatataataaattgaTATAActgttttatattaattattattataaacaCAACTTCATGTATTTATCATACAATTTATAGGTTTATAggtttatatatatataatattttatttatttaatttctttttatattttaaataaattttttaatatttctattattaatttattttttttgtttataatatataatttattattatctttttttaatactaTAATTAACATATCAAAAAAAACCCTCTCAATAATTAACATTAacattaataatatatatatatatatatatatatattatatatgtatatttaaataccatttttatttattcatttgGAAGACTTTGTAAGaatatttatgtaaaaaattattatccAGTGTATTCTTATTTTCCGTTTGTGcattcaaaaaaaaaaaaaaaaaaaaaaaatatatataaaaataatatataaataaaaaaaaaaaatttttcatatatatattgtactgtatattatatatatgtatacatataatatgtaGTAAGCTTTCCACATAAATGcgcaaaaaaaaaaaaaaaaaaaaaaaaaaacacacataaatatataataaaaaatggaCTTAAATATCACACATTATACTCGTTTTCCTATATATAGACCAATGTGTATATAAAGTATTatacattaatattatatatatatataatatatatatttgtattttttttatttttatttttttgatgttttattatttaaattcacatataatgaattttttcttattttatttcacgaatattatcatgaatatataagatgaaaaaatatgaagTATAAACATTTATTAAGTAATATAAGgaaagaaataaaaaaaataacataaaaaaaaaaaatatatatatatgtatacatatacatatatatatttaacttacatacattatatatatataacatcaaaatatagaaaatcaaatattattacgtaaaggtttaaaaatataaaaaataaaattttccTTAAACTTataagaattataatattaaaataaaagtaaaaaaaaaaaaaaaaaaaaaaaaaataattatatatattttttttttcaccatatcaaatatataatatatatatatatatatatttatttatttatttatttttatttatggACAGAATTAATTCATACATATCATTGtagataataaatttagttttcattattcttacgatttttcattaaaaataaatttaatttaattcaaataatttttttatttacatttcctttattatatatatatatatatatatatatatatatatatatatacatatacgtatgcttatataaatgtacACGTCAGTATAATTCTATCAGTCTGCCTAAATGCATGACATTAATTTAAAACTACAAAGTTATCAGATATATATGGGTGTATTTTGGAATGAAAGTGTGTGTATATGCATATAAAGacacataaataaaagcaaacaagcatatatatatatatagatagatacatacatacatacatacatacatatatttatttatttatttatttatttattaatttttccACAATAATCCACatgtttataatatttgtttacacatatatttttttctcgTATTGTTctatgtaataatatatatctcACAGAAAAGTAAAAGAAAGCacacatacatatatatatgtctgtgtgcatatatatatgccCTCGTTGAACTACTCCcacacacatatatatatataatattaatatttaatagGAATCCGGAAAGgtattgttatatatatatatatatttatttatttatttatatttatatatattcaaaattttggtaaagaaaaaaaaaaaaaaggatgGCAGAAAGCAGTTATAGGGATACACAATTATTCAAACCCAATGGTGTGAATATATTTGACAGCAATCTTGGTATGAACAACAAATTAAGTGAGAATATAAGTGCAGAAGAATTATTTCAgtcaaaaaatatataccGAGATGTAAAATCGAAGGTTATCCCTGGTCCTATAAAAACAACTACAGTTGAGAAAGTAACAAAAATACCTAAGATAATATTTCGTGAGAGACAAAAAGATATAGtaaagaaagaaaaaaaaattattcataaaGAAGTTGAGATAGAAAAAATTGTTGAAGTTATTGAAAATAAGGATGAAATTGTATATAATGAAGTGAAAGTAccaaaatatatagatgTTCCTATACTTCAACCAAGACAAGAAGTTCATTATCAACAGATATCAAAGAATGTTCCACGAGGAGTAGAATTAGTTATTACACAAACTTTAGAAGTACCTAGAATTAAACCTAAATATGTAGAAATACCTGTACCTATATATGTACCTTGTTATATTGAAGTACCAATACCTGCACAATATATTCCTATTGAACAAAATGATGATAAGGAACATTTTACATCTGGAATATCAAATGCATCTAAACTTTCTAAACATCCACATATGCAAAACAATTCTATGGAATTTCCAcatcattataataaccCTTATGTGATGAATCCtaatttaaatatgaaCGATGACAAATCTGTATGTGCTAGTTCTAAAGCTTCCatacaaaatatttcttctgaacaaaaaaatgtaGAAAAAATGGTCATTGCTGGgaatttataattatattgGAATGTTCAAAAAAATGTATGTACTACGAATATATGAATGTACCACGTATATATGAATGTACCACGTATATATGAATGTACCAcgtatatatgtatgtatcaatttaattattttttttattatatttatatatatatatatatatatatatatatattacaaatatggaaaaaaataaaacaaaataaaattaattggataaataaatataaataaataaataaatatatatatatatatatatacatatgaaCCTTCGTTTATACcttataattaattattttgaaaGACATTAAGGGATGGATATAAAATTGAAGCACATTTCACATTTATAGATAAATTAGACttgatataaaaatatataaccttaattttttattattcacacattatatatatatataattttttaatgcta from Plasmodium gaboni strain SY75 chromosome 14, whole genome shotgun sequence includes:
- a CDS encoding hypothetical protein (conserved Plasmodium protein, unknown function), coding for MAESSYRDTQLFKPNGVNIFDSNLGMNNKLSENISAEELFQSKNIYRDVKSKVIPGPIKTTTVEKVTKIPKIIFRERQKDIVKKEKKIIHKEVEIEKIVEVIENKDEIVYNEVKVPKYIDVPILQPRQEVHYQQISKNVPRGVELVITQTLEVPRIKPKYVEIPVPIYVPCYIEVPIPAQYIPIEQNDDKEHFTSGISNASKLSKHPHMQNNSMEFPHHYNNPYVMNPNLNMNDDKSVCASSKASIQNISSEQKNVEKMVIAGNL